One Mycolicibacterium sarraceniae genomic window carries:
- a CDS encoding acyl-CoA dehydrogenase family protein, with amino-acid sequence MTSTGGQLFNPNTYDPRQFDPATRRQLRALIDWFEERGKTRLLQDDAEAAWVSDFLDFVKRERIFATFLTPSEFGLGDDDKRWDTSRNAALGEILGFYGLAYWYAEQVTILGLGPIWQSDNIKAKQRAAEQLENGGVMAFALSEREHGADIYNTDMILTPTDGDEDGVVFRATGQKYYIGNGNVAGMVSVFSRRADIDGAEGYVWFVADSAHPAYELIGNVVHGQMFVSTFALQDYPVHEEDILRTGPEAFSAALNTVNVGKFNLCSASIGMCEHAFYEAITHANNRILYGNPVTDFPHVRASFVDAYARLLAMKLFSDRAIDYFRSASLDDRRYLLFNPVTKAKVTSEGETVVRLLWDVLAAKGFERNTYFAEVKDLIGALPRLEGTVHVNVAQILKFMPNFLFNPGSYPEVGTRDDPADDVFFWAQGPAKGASKVQFADWAPVFEKASAITNVALFLEQARALQALLSTAAPDADQQRDLDFMLIVGHLFTLVVYGQLILEQAELRGLDHDLVDQIFDVAVRDFSGYAVALHGKTSSTPAQQEWALAAVRKPVTDADRFDRVWQQVQAYDGAYEMRP; translated from the coding sequence ATGACGAGCACCGGCGGGCAATTGTTCAACCCCAACACCTATGACCCGCGACAATTCGATCCCGCCACCCGGCGCCAGCTGCGGGCCCTGATCGATTGGTTTGAGGAACGCGGCAAGACACGGCTGCTGCAAGACGACGCCGAGGCGGCGTGGGTGTCCGACTTCCTGGACTTCGTCAAGCGCGAGCGAATTTTCGCGACCTTCCTCACCCCGTCGGAATTCGGCCTCGGCGACGACGACAAGCGCTGGGACACCTCCCGCAACGCCGCGCTCGGCGAGATCCTCGGCTTCTACGGACTGGCGTACTGGTACGCCGAGCAGGTCACCATTCTCGGGCTGGGCCCGATCTGGCAGAGCGACAACATCAAGGCCAAACAACGCGCCGCCGAGCAACTCGAAAACGGCGGAGTGATGGCCTTCGCACTCTCCGAACGCGAGCACGGCGCCGACATCTACAACACCGACATGATCCTGACGCCCACCGACGGCGACGAGGACGGTGTTGTCTTCCGGGCGACGGGCCAGAAGTACTACATCGGCAACGGCAACGTGGCGGGCATGGTGTCGGTGTTCTCCCGCCGCGCCGATATCGACGGCGCGGAGGGCTATGTGTGGTTCGTCGCCGACAGCGCGCATCCCGCCTACGAGTTGATCGGCAACGTCGTGCACGGCCAGATGTTTGTGAGTACCTTTGCACTCCAGGACTATCCGGTTCACGAGGAAGACATCCTGCGCACCGGGCCCGAGGCGTTCTCGGCGGCATTGAATACGGTGAATGTCGGCAAGTTCAACCTGTGTAGCGCCTCGATCGGGATGTGCGAGCACGCGTTCTACGAGGCGATCACCCACGCCAACAACCGCATTCTGTATGGCAACCCGGTCACCGACTTCCCGCACGTGCGGGCCAGCTTCGTCGACGCCTACGCCCGGCTGCTCGCGATGAAGCTGTTCAGCGACCGCGCAATCGACTACTTCCGCAGCGCCAGCCTCGACGATCGGCGCTACCTGCTGTTCAACCCGGTGACCAAGGCGAAGGTGACCTCGGAGGGCGAAACGGTGGTGCGTCTGCTGTGGGATGTGCTGGCTGCCAAGGGGTTCGAACGCAATACCTACTTCGCCGAAGTGAAGGATCTGATCGGTGCGCTGCCCCGCCTGGAGGGCACCGTGCACGTCAACGTGGCGCAGATCCTGAAGTTCATGCCCAACTTCCTGTTCAACCCGGGCTCATACCCGGAGGTGGGCACCCGTGACGACCCGGCGGACGACGTGTTCTTCTGGGCCCAGGGCCCGGCCAAGGGTGCGTCGAAGGTGCAATTCGCCGATTGGGCTCCGGTCTTCGAGAAGGCCTCGGCCATCACGAATGTCGCACTCTTCCTCGAACAGGCTCGAGCTCTTCAGGCGTTGTTGTCCACCGCCGCACCCGACGCCGATCAGCAGCGCGACCTCGACTTCATGCTGATCGTCGGGCACCTTTTCACGCTGGTGGTCTACGGTCAGCTGATCCTGGAACAAGCCGAACTGCGTGGACTCGACCATGACCTGGTCGATCAGATCTTCGACGTGGCGGTCCGGGACTTCTCCGGATATGCGGTGGCCTTACATGGCAAGACGAGTTCGACTCCGGCACAACAAGAATGGGCGCTGGCAGCGGTGCGCAAACCGGTGACTGACGCCGACCGCTTCGACCGGGTATGGCAGCAGGTGCAGGCTTACGACGGCGCTTATGAGATGCGCCCGTAA
- a CDS encoding SDR family oxidoreductase, with protein MGTYVVTGSASGMGKATAERLRANGHTVIGVDIQPADVVADLSTPAGRRAAADAVRSACGGRLDGAVLAAGLGPTPGREQPALITQVNYFGVVELLAAWRPALAAGDRAKVVVFSSNSTTTIPAIPGRAIRALLAGDGDKAVRALRLFGKAASSMAYGASKVAVSRWVREHAVTRDWAGAGIRLNAIAPGAILTPLLEKQLSTPAEAKAIHSFPVPIGGFGDPGKLADWVVFMLSDAADFLCGSVLFVDGGSDAYFRATDWPASVPAWRLVPYLRRFKRNESFSQ; from the coding sequence GCCACCGCGGAGAGGCTTCGCGCCAACGGCCACACCGTGATCGGGGTGGATATCCAGCCCGCCGATGTGGTGGCCGATCTCTCCACGCCGGCCGGTCGACGGGCCGCGGCCGATGCCGTGCGAAGCGCCTGCGGCGGGCGGCTCGACGGGGCGGTGTTGGCGGCCGGGCTCGGGCCAACCCCGGGTCGTGAGCAGCCGGCGCTGATCACCCAGGTCAACTATTTCGGTGTAGTGGAGCTGCTGGCAGCGTGGCGGCCCGCGCTGGCCGCCGGAGACCGAGCGAAAGTGGTTGTCTTCTCCAGCAATTCGACCACCACCATCCCCGCGATACCCGGCCGCGCCATCCGCGCGCTGCTGGCCGGCGACGGCGACAAGGCGGTGCGGGCACTGCGACTGTTCGGCAAGGCCGCCTCCTCGATGGCCTACGGCGCTTCCAAGGTCGCAGTCAGTCGCTGGGTTCGCGAGCATGCGGTGACCCGTGACTGGGCGGGGGCGGGAATCCGGCTCAACGCGATCGCCCCGGGCGCGATCCTGACCCCACTGCTGGAAAAGCAGCTGTCCACCCCGGCCGAAGCCAAGGCGATTCATTCCTTCCCGGTGCCGATCGGGGGGTTCGGCGACCCCGGGAAGTTAGCCGACTGGGTAGTGTTCATGCTTTCCGACGCAGCCGATTTCCTCTGCGGCAGTGTTCTGTTCGTCGACGGCGGCTCTGATGCATACTTTCGCGCCACCGACTGGCCGGCCTCGGTGCCGGCCTGGCGGCTGGTGCCCTACCTGCGCCGGTTCAAGCGCAACGAGAGCTTCTCGCAATGA
- a CDS encoding TPR repeat region-containing protein, translated as MATAATSRANQVRDVAHNQESIITNLMGQGNSFEAASSMAMAISNTMLAHADECDQAARDVSSAASEVESIRSEWSRIQHMADRWGIVIDTATAELHYIVPGDPEKRAELEHHVEIVHNAIVDLSRRADSTDQHLASAVNNAISETADGIGNDRNVSPEVAKETVEKALAGDQGAAAEVKAVLGSINEGQRAGTEPLTPVQASILSQMQAQQAGMSTDALRAAEQNMGDAKSAMGDSWQLMSNPNVHVPKTDPGGLANPNNMTSGGMSPLPRSVQGVLQSKGMSQLGEMTKVTDIVKDGRTGLRQGGTALDRGMLNKATEMMNSPTFHGTPVGAKGGYSGISGEGVPVVNDVLATAGQDHQAVHDIVRDSAYSDNFMKGALSTDWGDNGKAVGDMFSWTGDAANGPDAKMAAETASAYGAYIGDPKNDFFHMPGNQTLGELNPEAVRGLSHGLAPYIPDIAEASAGHHDGFGLLDTEETNMPVAKNIFSVLSTDKAASDYFNGAAGRDIMQAQLDYANDYKNGVDMTSNNHRLYDSMTMQGLVDSGIHNATGAAHINGEAMAAAAYDAKKSAYEFAFAGLDAGGVPGTDLVSKTFEQTLLGDPPKTTGWDTHELPNLDIGQGENQVLNALAQSGVPIQGPDDQFLTPPDPKHPEAPRLILSAEEYAANRGGMISGGEYNDAIRRALIATTGRDLYHDIDVQMSSRYNAVTETTQPPQ; from the coding sequence GTGGCCACGGCCGCCACCAGTCGGGCGAACCAGGTGCGCGATGTCGCCCACAACCAGGAATCGATCATCACGAACCTGATGGGGCAGGGGAACTCGTTCGAGGCAGCATCGTCGATGGCGATGGCGATCAGCAACACGATGCTGGCCCATGCCGATGAGTGCGACCAGGCGGCCCGCGATGTCTCGTCGGCAGCCTCAGAGGTCGAGTCCATCAGATCGGAGTGGTCGCGGATCCAGCACATGGCCGACCGCTGGGGCATCGTGATCGACACCGCTACCGCCGAATTGCACTACATAGTGCCCGGCGATCCAGAAAAACGGGCCGAGCTAGAACATCACGTCGAGATCGTGCATAACGCGATCGTGGACCTATCGCGGCGGGCCGACTCCACCGATCAGCATCTGGCCTCGGCAGTGAACAACGCGATCTCCGAGACCGCCGACGGCATCGGCAACGACCGCAACGTTTCGCCGGAGGTCGCGAAGGAGACCGTCGAGAAAGCACTCGCCGGTGACCAGGGTGCCGCCGCGGAGGTGAAGGCGGTGTTGGGCTCCATCAATGAGGGCCAGCGCGCCGGAACGGAGCCGCTGACGCCGGTGCAGGCATCGATCCTGAGTCAGATGCAGGCGCAGCAGGCCGGAATGTCGACGGACGCGCTCAGGGCGGCCGAGCAGAACATGGGCGACGCGAAGTCCGCCATGGGTGACTCGTGGCAGCTGATGAGCAATCCCAACGTTCACGTCCCGAAGACCGATCCGGGCGGGCTCGCGAACCCGAACAATATGACCAGCGGCGGGATGAGCCCGCTGCCCCGCAGTGTGCAGGGCGTATTGCAGTCCAAGGGCATGTCGCAACTCGGCGAGATGACCAAGGTGACCGACATCGTCAAGGACGGCAGAACGGGGCTGCGGCAGGGCGGCACGGCACTGGATCGCGGCATGCTCAACAAGGCGACGGAGATGATGAATTCGCCGACATTCCACGGCACTCCGGTGGGTGCAAAGGGCGGCTATTCCGGAATCTCGGGCGAAGGCGTTCCGGTGGTGAACGACGTCCTGGCGACGGCGGGACAAGACCATCAGGCGGTTCACGACATCGTCCGCGACTCGGCGTACTCGGACAATTTCATGAAAGGCGCCTTGAGCACCGACTGGGGTGACAACGGCAAGGCGGTCGGCGATATGTTCAGCTGGACGGGCGACGCAGCCAACGGGCCGGACGCCAAGATGGCGGCCGAGACGGCGTCAGCGTACGGAGCGTACATCGGCGATCCCAAGAATGACTTCTTTCACATGCCTGGCAATCAGACCCTCGGCGAGCTGAATCCTGAAGCAGTACGCGGGCTTTCGCACGGTCTGGCGCCCTATATTCCTGACATCGCTGAGGCGTCGGCCGGCCACCACGACGGCTTTGGCCTGTTGGACACCGAAGAGACGAACATGCCTGTGGCCAAGAACATCTTCTCGGTGCTCAGCACCGACAAGGCGGCGTCGGACTACTTCAACGGTGCGGCCGGCCGCGACATCATGCAGGCACAGCTGGACTACGCCAATGACTACAAGAATGGCGTCGACATGACGAGCAACAATCATCGACTGTACGACTCGATGACCATGCAAGGCTTGGTCGATTCCGGAATCCACAACGCCACCGGCGCAGCGCATATCAACGGGGAAGCCATGGCTGCTGCAGCATACGACGCTAAGAAATCTGCCTACGAATTCGCCTTTGCCGGGCTTGACGCCGGCGGGGTACCGGGTACAGACCTTGTTTCAAAAACGTTCGAACAGACTCTTCTCGGCGATCCTCCTAAGACAACTGGCTGGGATACTCATGAGTTGCCCAACCTCGACATTGGCCAGGGTGAAAATCAGGTACTCAACGCTCTGGCGCAGTCCGGCGTGCCCATACAGGGGCCGGACGATCAATTCCTGACGCCACCCGATCCCAAGCATCCCGAGGCACCCCGCCTCATACTCTCGGCAGAGGAATACGCCGCAAACAGGGGCGGAATGATTTCGGGCGGCGAGTACAACGATGCGATCCGACGGGCGCTGATCGCGACAACTGGTCGCGACCTCTATCACGACATCGACGTGCAGATGTCCAGCCGCTACAACGCCGTCACCGAAACGACGCAGCCGCCGCAATGA
- a CDS encoding protease inhibitor I42 family protein yields MIRLIAVLVMALTLAGCGDIKKPPGNTTIDVSYDDLLTKKHLSLDIALSAGDTLRVNLASNPSTGYRWDAQAQISDAAVIEQRDHYDSGPSGVHLPGAPGTVTWTFQALKSGTSTVTTHYGQPWPGGAKDAWTFAATVTVR; encoded by the coding sequence ATGATCCGGCTGATCGCCGTGCTGGTGATGGCGCTGACGCTGGCCGGGTGCGGCGATATCAAAAAGCCGCCGGGTAATACGACCATCGACGTGTCCTACGACGACCTGCTGACGAAGAAGCACCTCAGCCTCGACATCGCGCTCAGCGCGGGTGACACACTGCGAGTCAACCTGGCGTCCAACCCATCCACCGGCTACCGGTGGGACGCTCAGGCCCAGATCAGTGACGCCGCGGTGATCGAGCAACGCGACCACTATGACTCTGGGCCCTCCGGCGTCCACCTGCCTGGCGCCCCGGGAACCGTGACCTGGACCTTCCAGGCCCTCAAGTCCGGCACTTCCACCGTGACCACCCACTACGGGCAGCCCTGGCCGGGTGGTGCCAAGGATGCGTGGACGTTCGCCGCTACGGTCACGGTTCGCTGA